One part of the Anaerotruncus rubiinfantis genome encodes these proteins:
- a CDS encoding murein hydrolase activator EnvC family protein: protein MISPRGKRIFAWLMAALMALMLIVPTVSLVAQADEYSDGQAEIDALSDQYKDLQQQQKEIQRKLSLAQGEKKKLQAVQQELNNQLNTTLSQIEVLNERIEHLNRNIAVKEEELAEKQAAYDETYALFKQRFRAMTAAQNTSTLGLVLGADNFSEVLTRTEVSTRIAQYDREIMDRLAAERQELEEVKEIIETSKRLVEEDKGELDSKREDLSVQEAEARNRVHDVSALEQQFMANKEEMQKKMAAVQAEINEIYREINKTSTKIPYVGGEMQWPSNVLTGITSNFGSRFGGSDYHTGIDIAGNGAYGTPVLAANTGTVVVANTKPNEGYGTYVIIDHGGGIQTLYGHCSRLTVSVGDVVATGQKIAEVGSTGWATGPHIHFEVRVNGSAKNPISYLGG from the coding sequence GTGATTTCACCGAGAGGCAAACGGATTTTTGCGTGGCTGATGGCCGCTTTGATGGCGCTGATGCTGATTGTGCCGACGGTTTCGCTTGTGGCGCAGGCCGACGAATACTCCGACGGGCAGGCGGAGATCGATGCGCTGAGCGACCAATATAAAGATCTGCAGCAGCAGCAGAAAGAGATCCAGCGCAAGCTTTCGCTCGCGCAGGGGGAAAAGAAAAAGCTTCAGGCCGTCCAGCAGGAGCTTAATAACCAGCTCAACACCACCCTCAGCCAGATCGAGGTTTTGAATGAGCGCATCGAGCACCTCAACCGCAACATTGCGGTCAAGGAGGAGGAACTTGCGGAAAAGCAGGCGGCCTATGACGAGACTTATGCCCTTTTCAAACAGCGGTTTCGTGCGATGACCGCCGCGCAGAATACCAGTACCCTCGGGCTTGTGCTCGGCGCGGACAATTTTTCCGAGGTGCTTACCCGCACCGAAGTCTCCACCCGGATCGCCCAGTATGACCGGGAGATCATGGACCGGCTCGCCGCGGAGCGACAGGAGCTTGAAGAGGTTAAAGAAATCATCGAAACCAGCAAACGCCTGGTGGAGGAGGACAAGGGAGAGCTTGACTCCAAGCGGGAGGACCTGAGCGTCCAGGAGGCCGAAGCCCGCAATCGTGTGCACGATGTTTCCGCGCTCGAACAGCAGTTTATGGCCAATAAGGAAGAAATGCAGAAAAAAATGGCCGCGGTCCAGGCTGAGATCAACGAGATCTACCGGGAGATCAACAAGACCTCCACCAAGATCCCGTATGTTGGCGGCGAGATGCAGTGGCCTTCGAACGTACTCACCGGCATCACCTCCAATTTTGGTTCCCGCTTCGGCGGAAGCGATTACCATACCGGCATCGATATTGCCGGCAACGGGGCCTATGGCACCCCGGTGCTCGCTGCGAACACCGGGACGGTGGTCGTTGCCAACACCAAGCCAAACGAAGGCTACGGAACCTATGTGATTATCGACCATGGCGGCGGTATCCAGACCCTTTACGGGCATTGCAGCAGGCTCACCGTATCGGTGGGGGATGTCGTGGCCACCGGACAGAAGATTGCCGAAGTCGGCTCGACCGGCTGGGCAACCGGCCCGCATATCCACTTTGAAGTGCGCGTCAACGGCAGCGCG
- a CDS encoding murein hydrolase activator EnvC family protein: MLSPKAKRIFAWSMALLMALMVLVPSLSAMVDAADDEDEYEEELVAEGSEDAAQPDFTEEKNQISNLNNKYKQLQQQQNEIQSKITAAQGQRKQQEALKQEIDNQINNTLQQIDLLNERIALLEDEIRTKEKEMNQKQAEIDDTYELFKLRFRAMTATQNTSTLGLVLGAEDFSEFLTRTEVSTRIAKYDQAMMDALLAEKRELEEIKDKIEESKEGVERDKADMAVKKNDLDTQMSKAQERIQDIAAMEREFLANKAELQKQMAAVQAEIDKIYDEINKNSANSVYSGGQMAWPAPGLSMVTSEYGSRFGGSDYHTGIDISGGGAYGASIVAANSGTVAFVNTAVTPGYGYGKYLIIDHGGGISTLYAHCSAINVSVGEKVSRGQKIAEVGSTGWSTGPHVHFEVRVNGKHQPPRPYLGR, encoded by the coding sequence TTGTTATCCCCAAAGGCAAAACGGATTTTCGCATGGTCGATGGCGCTGCTGATGGCGCTGATGGTGCTGGTCCCATCGCTTTCTGCGATGGTGGACGCCGCCGACGATGAGGACGAATATGAAGAAGAGCTGGTTGCGGAAGGTTCCGAAGATGCGGCACAGCCGGACTTCACAGAAGAAAAGAACCAGATCAGCAATCTCAATAATAAATATAAGCAGCTGCAGCAGCAGCAAAACGAGATCCAGTCGAAGATCACCGCCGCGCAGGGCCAGCGCAAACAGCAGGAGGCCCTCAAGCAGGAGATCGATAACCAGATCAACAACACCCTGCAGCAGATTGACCTGCTCAATGAACGCATTGCCCTTCTGGAGGACGAGATCCGCACGAAGGAAAAGGAAATGAACCAAAAACAGGCTGAGATTGACGACACCTATGAGCTGTTCAAGCTGCGTTTCCGTGCGATGACCGCGACACAGAACACCAGTACCCTGGGACTGGTGCTCGGAGCGGAGGATTTCTCCGAGTTTTTGACCCGCACCGAGGTTTCGACCCGGATTGCCAAATACGACCAGGCCATGATGGACGCGTTGCTCGCGGAAAAGCGGGAACTCGAAGAGATCAAGGACAAGATCGAAGAGAGCAAGGAAGGCGTCGAGCGGGACAAAGCGGATATGGCCGTCAAGAAAAACGACCTCGATACCCAGATGTCCAAAGCGCAGGAGCGCATCCAGGATATCGCCGCGATGGAGCGGGAATTCCTCGCAAACAAGGCTGAGCTGCAAAAGCAGATGGCGGCCGTGCAGGCGGAAATCGACAAGATCTACGATGAAATCAACAAAAATTCGGCCAATTCAGTCTATAGCGGCGGCCAGATGGCCTGGCCCGCGCCCGGGCTTTCGATGGTCACCTCGGAATACGGCTCCCGCTTCGGCGGAAGCGATTACCATACCGGCATCGACATCTCCGGCGGGGGCGCTTATGGTGCTTCGATCGTCGCGGCAAACTCTGGGACGGTAGCCTTTGTCAATACGGCGGTTACGCCGGGATACGGCTACGGAAAATATCTGATCATCGACCACGGCGGCGGGATTTCCACCCTTTATGCCCATTGCAGCGCGATCAATGTTTCGGTGGGGGAGAAAGTCTCCCGCGGCCAGAAGATCGCGGAGGTCGGATCGACTGGCTGGTCTACCGGGCCACATGTCCATTTTGAGGTGCGTGTCAACGGCAAGCACCAGCCGCCGCGTCCATACCTGGGCAGATAA